A genomic window from Fibrobacter sp. includes:
- a CDS encoding SMC family ATPase, producing the protein MRPTRLVISAFGPYAEKTVIELDKLGTSGLFLISGDTGAGKTTIFDAIAFALFGTASGSSRNASGDYAKHFRCLNAMPDTPTFVDLTFAYAGREYRVVRNPEYERPKMRGEGMTKESASATFYYPEATGKVGPASRTVSGDKAVTEAVYSIIRVNGEQFSQIAMIAQGDFLKLLLTTTDERIDIFRQLFKTDKFEKLQNELKRQALELKNKCGESESRACVEVSHVACDEKSVFANDIEGAKNLAKERRVADWGELCELLEKIVGEDSAAVDAMKGTLDERAARMTAMNQELGKARGIETARKSLDEAKQKHAKLLPELEPLAAALATAEARKPECEKLQEEVTTLRNSLPEYGQLEEARNIIKSKERELARDKESLESRKRDFEKRNSEIQKLEEEFKGLSDAGENKAKLDAQQESLEARKKQLMQVGITVKELDTAEDALRMAQEEYLVADREYKQSNDTYEAKNRAFLNEQAGILAETLEEGAECPVCGSTTHPHKACKSVEAPTQAELEELKRNVASLLESWNAKAGIASRAKAARDGKREELEKKLAELFGECTVEECKEKIRSEFDSVKSQLVEVVAKLNAENVRATRKAELEKSLPEIKEKHEKCRTENENLAKELAAAEAELVTQKKHAEDAAKKLPYAGKADAEKVIREKQNAVAELQNAIKLATEKLNACKENLKELEGQVKSLEGQLKDAPQYNLEELEIKCKALSDEQQALTQSWKTVSGRLDQNKRSLNEIRGIAESLGVLLKKRMWVENLSDTVNGTLSGKDKMMLETYVQGAYLDRILRKANTRFLRLSNGKYELVRREQASNKRSQSGLDLNVIDHTCGKQREVKTLSGGESFLASLSLALGLADEVQSSAGGIELDTMFIDEGFGSLDEEILRVAIDTLQNLAGSNRLVGIISHVEGLENRIDKNVRVQKDANNISRVKIDV; encoded by the coding sequence ATGAGACCTACCAGGCTTGTGATTTCGGCGTTCGGCCCGTATGCCGAAAAGACCGTGATTGAGCTGGATAAGCTCGGGACGAGTGGGCTCTTCTTGATTTCGGGCGATACGGGTGCCGGCAAGACGACGATTTTCGATGCGATTGCTTTTGCGCTTTTCGGGACGGCGAGCGGGAGCAGCCGCAATGCGAGCGGTGACTATGCTAAGCATTTTCGTTGCCTGAATGCGATGCCTGATACCCCGACGTTCGTGGACCTGACATTCGCCTATGCGGGCAGGGAATACCGCGTGGTGCGCAATCCCGAATACGAACGGCCCAAGATGCGCGGCGAGGGCATGACGAAGGAAAGTGCATCGGCGACTTTCTATTACCCCGAGGCCACCGGCAAGGTGGGGCCCGCGAGCCGTACGGTAAGCGGTGACAAGGCGGTGACGGAAGCGGTATACAGTATCATCAGGGTGAACGGCGAACAGTTCTCGCAAATCGCGATGATTGCGCAGGGCGATTTTTTGAAGTTGCTGCTCACGACGACGGACGAGCGTATTGATATTTTCCGCCAGCTTTTCAAGACGGACAAGTTCGAGAAATTGCAGAATGAGCTTAAGAGGCAGGCGCTGGAACTGAAAAACAAGTGCGGCGAGAGCGAGTCGCGTGCCTGCGTGGAAGTATCGCATGTGGCATGCGACGAGAAGTCCGTTTTTGCAAACGATATCGAGGGCGCCAAGAATCTCGCCAAAGAAAGGCGCGTTGCCGACTGGGGCGAACTTTGTGAATTGCTTGAGAAAATCGTAGGCGAGGATTCCGCTGCGGTCGACGCGATGAAGGGAACTCTCGACGAACGTGCTGCGCGTATGACCGCGATGAACCAGGAACTTGGCAAGGCGCGGGGCATAGAAACTGCACGCAAATCACTTGACGAGGCGAAGCAGAAGCACGCTAAACTTTTGCCGGAACTTGAGCCGCTTGCGGCAGCGCTTGCGACGGCTGAGGCGCGTAAACCTGAATGCGAAAAATTGCAGGAAGAGGTCACGACCTTAAGGAATTCGTTGCCGGAATACGGCCAGCTGGAAGAAGCTCGCAACATCATAAAGAGCAAGGAACGCGAACTTGCGAGGGACAAGGAATCGCTTGAATCTAGAAAGAGAGATTTCGAAAAGCGAAACAGCGAAATCCAGAAGCTTGAAGAGGAATTCAAGGGTCTCTCCGATGCGGGCGAGAACAAGGCAAAACTTGATGCGCAGCAAGAATCTCTCGAGGCGCGCAAGAAGCAGCTCATGCAGGTGGGTATCACGGTAAAGGAACTTGATACCGCCGAAGATGCGCTCCGCATGGCTCAAGAAGAATATCTCGTCGCTGACAGGGAATATAAACAAAGTAACGATACCTACGAAGCGAAAAATCGCGCGTTCCTGAACGAGCAGGCGGGCATTCTGGCCGAAACGCTTGAAGAAGGTGCCGAGTGCCCTGTTTGTGGCTCTACGACGCATCCGCATAAGGCTTGCAAGTCTGTTGAGGCGCCGACGCAGGCGGAACTTGAAGAACTCAAACGCAATGTCGCGAGCCTTCTTGAATCATGGAACGCTAAGGCGGGAATCGCCTCCAGGGCGAAAGCCGCGCGCGATGGCAAGCGCGAAGAACTCGAGAAAAAACTTGCGGAACTTTTCGGTGAATGCACTGTGGAAGAATGCAAGGAAAAAATTCGCAGTGAATTCGACAGCGTGAAATCGCAGTTGGTTGAAGTCGTGGCGAAACTCAATGCCGAGAATGTTCGTGCAACTCGCAAGGCCGAGCTAGAAAAGTCGCTCCCTGAAATCAAGGAAAAGCACGAAAAGTGCCGCACGGAAAACGAGAACCTTGCGAAGGAACTTGCGGCGGCCGAGGCGGAACTTGTAACGCAGAAAAAGCATGCTGAAGACGCAGCGAAAAAGCTTCCGTATGCGGGCAAGGCCGACGCGGAGAAGGTCATTCGCGAAAAGCAGAATGCGGTTGCCGAACTGCAGAACGCCATCAAACTCGCGACAGAAAAACTGAACGCATGCAAGGAAAACCTGAAGGAGCTCGAAGGCCAGGTGAAATCGCTTGAAGGCCAGCTGAAAGATGCTCCGCAGTACAACCTCGAAGAATTAGAAATTAAGTGCAAGGCGCTCTCCGATGAACAGCAAGCGCTCACGCAATCCTGGAAAACGGTTTCGGGCAGGCTCGATCAGAACAAGCGCTCGCTGAATGAAATCCGCGGGATTGCCGAAAGCCTGGGCGTACTTTTGAAGAAGCGCATGTGGGTCGAGAACCTCTCCGATACGGTGAACGGCACGCTCTCCGGCAAAGACAAAATGATGCTCGAGACTTACGTGCAGGGCGCGTACCTAGACCGCATTTTGCGCAAGGCGAACACGCGATTCTTGCGGCTTTCCAACGGGAAATACGAGCTGGTGCGTCGTGAGCAGGCTTCCAATAAGCGCAGCCAGAGCGGGCTCGACTTGAACGTGATCGACCATACTTGCGGCAAGCAGCGCGAAGTGAAAACGCTTAGTGGCGGCGAAAGCTTTTTGGCATCGCTATCGCTGGCGCTCGGCCTCGCCGACGAGGTACAGAGTTCCGCGGGCGGAATTGAACTCGACACGATGTTTATCGACGAAGGTTTCGGTTCGCTCGACGAAGAAATCCTGCGAGTCGCCATCGACACGTTGCAGAATTTGGCCGGCAGCAATCGCCTCGTGGGCATCATCAGCCATGTGGAAGGGCTCGAAAACAGAATCGACAAGAACGTGCGCGTGCAGAAAGACGCGAACAATATCAGCCGCGTGAAAATTGACGTGTAG